TGTGGGCAGGCGTGTTCATTTTTTATCTGCGACAATACATCTGTATTACTTTGTTATtgtgattttataatattatttcatattgcTTAATTTTTATCTTTCATACAATATGTGGCAATTGGAAAATTGTATTGAACGTTAATCAAGATCTGCTTTTAGGTGTATGGTGCCGTAGTCTTTTAAGTGATTATAAGGAGGCTTGTCGTGAGGCAGTGCTGGGGGCCCGGGAGCGACCCCTTAAAGCCTCGCTCTACTTGGGGCTTCTGGGAGGAGTGTACGCTTGCCATTACACCAACCCTGATGATGCCTCCTTTGAGTCCAGCCTGCGAGAAACCTCCAACCGTCTGGCACTCCTGTCTCCATGGATACGCAATGGCACCTCAGATGGACACATCCAGACCCTTGTGAAACTGCGAAACGAGGGCAGGCTGCGCTATGCCAGTCTGGGCATCGCATCTCTGACTTATTACACAGACTACGACTCCGAGTCCAGCCTGTATGAGGCACGCTGCTCGGCGATCTCTGTGCCCTGGGCAGAACTGCCAAAGCGTGTGCTGGATGTGGGCTTCACAGGACGCTGGTGGGTGCTTGATCATAAAATGAA
The sequence above is a segment of the Carassius carassius chromosome 9, fCarCar2.1, whole genome shotgun sequence genome. Coding sequences within it:
- the LOC132149245 gene encoding mitochondrial import inner membrane translocase subunit Tim29-like; protein product: MAASWLLKRCCSTAATETTKGTRWQRLINSRAGVWCRSLLSDYKEACREAVLGARERPLKASLYLGLLGGVYACHYTNPDDASFESSLRETSNRLALLSPWIRNGTSDGHIQTLVKLRNEGRLRYASLGIASLTYYTDYDSESSLYEARCSAISVPWAELPKRVLDVGFTGRWWVLDHKMKDFDINEEEFKHLPPALVAAVPSSPQITERNERMHQESWKAVVMEDESDELDGVQKAMDTPVKGIERNTINKEQTS